In Euphorbia lathyris chromosome 10, ddEupLath1.1, whole genome shotgun sequence, a single genomic region encodes these proteins:
- the LOC136209976 gene encoding protein PLANT CADMIUM RESISTANCE 3-like produces the protein MYPPPPDQDFDGKKNYPNSSAPVFQDAPVTGIAVNQHYYNQNRQYHRQGEEGKWSSGLCHCCSDCGTCCLTCWCPCITFGRIAEIVDQGTISCAAAGAVYGILTWITGCGCLYSCLYRPKIRHQYLLQETPCNDCLVHCCCESCALCQEYNELKNRGFDMSIGWHGNMEKRTGGVAMTAPTAPMYQPPMTR, from the exons ATGTATCCACCACCACCTGACCAAGATTTTGACGGCAAGAAGAACTACCCAAACTCATCGGCACCTGTTTTCCAGGATGCTCCGGTCACCGGAATTGCAGTAAACCAGCACTATTACAATCAGAATCGTCAGTATCACCGCCAAGGAGAAGAAGGAAAGTGGTCGTCTGGCCTTTGCCACTGCTGCTCCGACTGCGGTACAT GTTGCTTGACATGTTGGTGCCCATGTATCACTTTCGGAAGGATTGCTGAAATAGTAGATCAAGGAACAATTT CCTGTGCAGCAGCAGGAGCAGTGTATGGAATATTAACATGGATAACGGGATGTGGATGCTTGTATTCGTGCTTGTATAGACCTAAGATAAGGCATCAGTATTTGTTACAGGAGACCCCTTGTAATGATTGTTTGGTTCATTGTTGTTGTGAGTCTTGTGCCCTTTGCCAAGAGTATAATGAGCTCAAAAATCGTGGATTTGATATGTCTATTG GGTGGCATGGAAATATGGAGAAGCGGACTGGTGGAGTGGCAATGACTGCCCCCACTGCACCAATGTATCAACCACCCATGACTCGATAG